In a single window of the Mesoplodon densirostris isolate mMesDen1 chromosome 16, mMesDen1 primary haplotype, whole genome shotgun sequence genome:
- the GTSF1L gene encoding LOW QUALITY PROTEIN: gametocyte-specific factor 1-like (The sequence of the model RefSeq protein was modified relative to this genomic sequence to represent the inferred CDS: substituted 1 base at 1 genomic stop codon), translated as MDNKQPYSDDTRCPLRLTISHGARALEICPYNPQHRIPLRRFQYHLASRRRKNPPKAKKMASCKYNACHVFPIKKLEEHEAACVNRDTVEEXDSLSPLKFSLPSSEQNGNTPPVSPWLLNSDVWNVDSTNCHPMFVLKTFVPQKLTCESDTRESEREDHTPYLTTPQKIIRSGE; from the exons ATGGACAACAAGCAGCCTTATTCTGATGACACACGCTGCCCATTGAGACT AACTATTTCCCATGGAGCCAGAGCCTTAGAAATTTGCCCTTACAACCCTCAACACCGAATCCCACTCAGAAGATTTCAGTACCACCTGGCATCACGCAGGAGAAAGAACCCCCCAAAAGCCAAAAAGATGGCCAGCTGCAAATACAACGCCTGCCACGTGTTCCCCATCAAAAAGCTGGAGGAGCATGAGGCTGCCTGTGTCAACAGAGACACAGTGGAGGAATAGGACAGCTTGAGCCCTCTGAAGTTCAGCCTTCCGAGTTCAGAGCAGAACGGAAACACCCCTCCAGTGTCCCCCTGGCTCCTCAACTCGGATGTCTGGAATGTAGATAGCACGAATTGCCACCCCATGTTTGTCCTTAAGACTTTTGTTCCCCAAAAGCTTACTTGTGAAAGCGACAcaagagagtcagagagagaggacCACACCCCATACCTGACCACCCCCCAGAAGATCATCAGATCAGGAGAGTAA